The Fortiea contorta PCC 7126 genome has a segment encoding these proteins:
- a CDS encoding DUF4336 domain-containing protein, with amino-acid sequence MPNDFSWPFWFTLPIYPYGRRRTIRKEVVKNTIWTFDQLQGILYVVVPIRMTVVKLDGGGLLIYAPVAPTPECIRLVNELVTEYGDVKYIILPTISGLEHKVFVGPFARCFPKAQIFVAPHQWSFPLNLPLSWLGLPLGRTQILPEDSSQAPFADEFDYAILDAINLGPGSFAEVVFLHKRSHTLLVTDIVISVPDEPPAIVQLDPYPLLFHAKDQAADIVADTQANRRQGWQRISLFALYFRPSVLDIVGLGQLMLNAFKAPERSLKNYFGLFPFKWQPDWQRSFDALRGNGRLFVAPILQTLILNRAPKATIDWAEKVASWDFQWIIPCHFDAPIKSEPHQFRQAFSFLEKQPAVSAGLFESNTYPLPEKDFKLLKEIDVGLQKSGIVPQAKDRV; translated from the coding sequence ATGCCAAATGACTTTTCCTGGCCCTTCTGGTTTACACTCCCAATTTATCCTTACGGGAGAAGGCGCACAATTCGCAAAGAAGTAGTTAAAAATACCATCTGGACTTTCGACCAATTACAAGGAATTTTATATGTGGTTGTGCCGATTCGCATGACTGTTGTTAAGCTCGATGGTGGTGGGCTATTGATTTATGCGCCTGTTGCACCTACGCCAGAATGTATCCGATTAGTCAATGAATTGGTGACAGAATATGGTGATGTCAAGTACATCATTTTGCCTACTATCTCTGGATTAGAGCATAAAGTTTTTGTTGGGCCCTTTGCCAGATGCTTTCCCAAAGCGCAGATATTTGTAGCACCGCATCAGTGGAGTTTCCCGCTCAATTTACCGTTGAGCTGGTTGGGCTTACCACTAGGACGGACACAAATACTCCCGGAAGATAGTAGCCAAGCGCCTTTTGCGGATGAGTTTGATTATGCGATTTTGGATGCGATTAATTTAGGGCCGGGAAGCTTTGCAGAGGTGGTATTCTTGCATAAGCGATCGCACACTTTATTAGTCACAGATATCGTGATTTCAGTACCAGATGAACCACCAGCGATCGTGCAATTAGATCCATATCCCTTATTATTCCACGCTAAGGATCAAGCCGCAGATATTGTTGCCGACACTCAAGCAAACCGCCGTCAAGGATGGCAAAGAATTTCGCTGTTTGCTTTATATTTTCGACCGAGTGTGCTGGATATTGTCGGATTGGGTCAATTAATGCTGAATGCTTTCAAAGCACCAGAGCGATCGCTTAAAAACTATTTTGGATTGTTTCCCTTCAAATGGCAACCAGACTGGCAACGCTCATTTGATGCATTGCGGGGTAATGGGCGTTTGTTTGTCGCCCCAATTCTACAAACCCTCATCCTCAACCGCGCCCCGAAAGCAACCATCGACTGGGCTGAAAAAGTAGCGAGTTGGGATTTTCAATGGATTATTCCCTGTCATTTTGACGCACCCATCAAATCAGAACCGCATCAATTTAGACAAGCATTCTCTTTTTTAGAAAAACAACCAGCCGTCAGCGCAGGTTTATTCGAGAGTAACACTTATCCGTTACCTGAAAAAGATTTTAAATTACTCAAGGAAATCGATGTAGGGTTACAAAAAAGTGGAATTGTTCCTCAAGCGAAAGATAGGGTATGA
- the moeB gene encoding molybdopterin-synthase adenylyltransferase MoeB produces the protein MLNPNLDEIQLTKDDYERYSRHLILPEVGLEGQKRLKAASVLCIGTGGLGSPLLLYLAAAGIGRIGIVDFDIVDTSNLQRQVIHGTSWVNKPKIESAKNRIHEINPYCQVDLYETRLSSENALDILQPYDVIVDGTDNFPTRYLVNDACVLLNKPNVYGSIFRFEGQATVFNYEDGPNYRDLYPEPPPPGLVPSCAEGGVLGILPGIIGVIQATETVKIIIGKGNTLSGRLLLYDALNMKFRELKLRPNPIRPVIEKLVDYEQFCGIPQAKAAEAKQQTEIQEMTVLELKQLLDSGADDFVLLDVRNPHEYDIAKIPGSVLVPLPEIENGNGIAKVKEILNGHRLIAHCKMGGRSAKALGILKEAGIVGTNVKGGITAWSREVDSSVPEY, from the coding sequence ATGCTTAATCCTAACTTGGATGAAATTCAGTTAACTAAAGACGATTACGAGCGCTATTCCCGCCACCTAATTTTGCCAGAAGTTGGACTGGAAGGGCAAAAGCGCCTCAAGGCTGCTAGTGTATTGTGTATCGGTACAGGTGGATTAGGTTCGCCACTACTTTTATATTTAGCCGCAGCTGGTATTGGACGCATCGGCATTGTTGATTTTGATATCGTTGATACTTCCAACCTGCAGCGTCAAGTAATTCATGGTACATCCTGGGTGAACAAACCCAAGATTGAATCTGCAAAAAACCGTATTCATGAGATTAACCCTTATTGTCAGGTTGATCTTTATGAAACTCGCCTAAGTTCAGAGAATGCCTTAGATATCCTCCAGCCTTATGATGTCATAGTGGATGGTACTGATAACTTCCCCACCAGATATCTTGTTAACGACGCTTGCGTATTGCTGAATAAACCCAACGTCTACGGTTCAATTTTCCGCTTTGAAGGACAAGCCACTGTATTTAATTACGAAGATGGCCCCAACTATCGTGACTTATACCCCGAACCACCACCACCAGGGTTAGTTCCCTCTTGTGCAGAAGGCGGCGTTTTGGGAATATTACCAGGAATTATTGGTGTCATCCAGGCGACGGAAACAGTCAAAATTATTATTGGCAAGGGTAACACCCTCAGCGGACGACTGCTGCTGTACGACGCCTTAAATATGAAATTCCGGGAATTAAAATTGCGTCCTAACCCCATCCGCCCGGTGATTGAAAAGCTGGTAGACTACGAACAATTTTGCGGGATTCCTCAAGCCAAAGCTGCAGAGGCGAAACAGCAAACAGAAATTCAAGAAATGACGGTGTTGGAATTAAAGCAATTGTTAGACAGTGGTGCAGATGATTTTGTACTGCTGGATGTCCGCAATCCTCATGAGTATGATATCGCCAAAATTCCCGGTTCTGTGTTGGTACCTTTGCCTGAGATTGAAAATGGTAACGGTATCGCTAAGGTAAAAGAAATACTCAACGGTCATCGCCTAATTGCTCATTGTAAAATGGGCGGACGTTCCGCTAAAGCCCTCGGCATTCTCAAAGAGGCAGGGATTGTCGGTACAAACGTCAAAGGTGGAATTACCGCTTGGAGTCGGGAAGTTGATTCCTCGGTTCCAGAGTATTAA